In a single window of the Flavobacteriales bacterium genome:
- a CDS encoding DUF4294 domain-containing protein, producing the protein MENKQKIVFQYIFLIFLSFGTFISKAQDTNKVFTDPDDIYLDAIVTDEDTIYINYLSEVELFDYTPLSPQDRRAYYRLRKKVLKVYPYALEASKQYVSIHEEMEQEKCKRKKKRKVKKQMKWIKKTFGKELKKLKRSEGRILIKLLHRNLQITAYDLVKEYNSGFKARMWQTFAGFYSIDMKAEYQPESDRNDQLIEMIIQKAINDDLIEESKLSPYQLVKIKKRNE; encoded by the coding sequence ATGGAAAATAAACAGAAAATAGTTTTCCAATACATTTTTTTGATATTCTTGAGCTTTGGAACATTCATTTCCAAAGCTCAAGATACCAATAAGGTTTTCACGGATCCCGATGATATCTATTTAGATGCCATTGTGACCGATGAAGATACTATTTACATAAATTACCTTTCTGAGGTAGAGCTTTTTGATTATACTCCACTTTCCCCACAGGATAGAAGAGCTTATTATCGACTAAGGAAAAAAGTTCTGAAAGTGTATCCCTATGCCTTAGAAGCAAGTAAGCAATATGTTTCTATCCATGAAGAAATGGAGCAAGAAAAATGCAAGCGGAAGAAAAAGCGTAAGGTAAAGAAACAGATGAAGTGGATCAAAAAAACTTTTGGAAAAGAACTCAAAAAGCTTAAAAGATCTGAGGGTCGAATTTTGATTAAACTCTTGCATAGAAACCTACAAATAACTGCTTATGATTTGGTTAAGGAGTATAACTCGGGTTTTAAAGCAAGAATGTGGCAAACTTTTGCAGGGTTTTATAGTATTGATATGAAGGCGGAATATCAACCTGAGTCTGATCGTAATGATCAACTCATTGAGATGATTATTCAAAAAGCCATAAATGACGATTTAATAGAAGAATCTAAATTAAGTCCTTATCAACTTGTGAAAATCAAAAAAAGAAATGAATAG
- the accC gene encoding acetyl-CoA carboxylase biotin carboxylase subunit — protein MKKILVANRGEIALRVMRSAKEMGIKTVAIYSEADRESLHVKYADEAVCIGPAPSSESYLKSDKIIEVCKELGVDGIHPGYGFLSENAEFADLVEKHGITFIGPSSHSMRLMGNKLAAKATVKEYNIPMVPGTDEALTDLDEAAKIAVEIGFPILVKAAAGGGGKGMRVVEKAEELKEQIQLAMSEAQSSFGDGSVFIEKYVASPRHIEIQVLADDHGNVIHLFERECSVQRRYQKVIEEAPSAVLSPEMREKMGECAKDVARSCQYKGVGTVEFLLDGPETFYFLEMNTRLQVEHPVTEMITDIDLVKEQIRVARGEKLRFKQEDVVMRGHAIEVRVYAEDAKNNFAPDIGVLKKYKRPFGPGVRVDDGFEEGMKIPIYYDPMISKLIAFAEDRESAIAKMKEAIGDYEIVGVQTTMDFAKFVMDHEAFKSGNFDTHFVKNHFEPQMLDAYQQENEMEIAALVAGMKIAENSVQAISKSNGETISKWKINRK, from the coding sequence ATGAAAAAAATACTTGTTGCCAATAGAGGTGAGATTGCGCTTAGAGTGATGCGATCTGCCAAAGAAATGGGAATTAAAACAGTTGCCATATATTCCGAAGCCGATAGAGAGTCATTGCATGTAAAGTACGCTGATGAGGCCGTTTGTATCGGTCCTGCACCTTCTTCTGAGTCCTATTTAAAATCAGATAAAATCATTGAAGTATGTAAGGAATTAGGGGTTGATGGAATTCACCCAGGATATGGTTTCTTATCTGAAAATGCAGAATTTGCTGATTTAGTAGAGAAACACGGAATTACATTTATTGGTCCAAGTTCTCATTCTATGAGACTCATGGGAAACAAGCTTGCTGCAAAAGCTACCGTAAAAGAATACAATATTCCAATGGTGCCAGGAACAGATGAAGCACTAACAGACCTTGATGAAGCCGCTAAAATTGCAGTAGAAATAGGTTTCCCGATTCTTGTGAAAGCCGCTGCCGGTGGTGGAGGTAAGGGAATGCGAGTAGTAGAAAAAGCTGAAGAGTTAAAGGAGCAAATTCAACTTGCGATGAGTGAAGCACAATCATCTTTTGGAGATGGTTCTGTTTTTATCGAAAAATATGTTGCTTCGCCACGTCATATTGAAATTCAAGTATTGGCGGATGATCATGGAAATGTCATTCACCTTTTTGAGAGAGAATGTTCTGTACAAAGAAGGTATCAAAAAGTAATAGAAGAAGCGCCTTCAGCTGTTTTGTCTCCAGAAATGAGAGAGAAAATGGGAGAATGTGCAAAAGATGTTGCACGCTCTTGCCAATATAAAGGAGTGGGAACAGTGGAGTTCTTATTAGATGGTCCCGAAACTTTCTATTTCTTGGAGATGAATACTCGTTTGCAAGTAGAACATCCAGTTACGGAGATGATTACAGATATCGACTTAGTAAAAGAACAAATTCGTGTGGCAAGAGGAGAGAAGCTTCGCTTTAAGCAGGAAGATGTGGTTATGAGAGGTCATGCTATAGAAGTTCGTGTGTATGCTGAGGACGCTAAAAATAATTTTGCTCCAGATATCGGAGTATTAAAAAAGTATAAAAGACCATTTGGACCTGGGGTTCGTGTGGATGATGGATTTGAAGAAGGAATGAAAATTCCGATTTATTATGATCCAATGATTTCTAAACTCATTGCTTTTGCAGAAGATAGAGAATCGGCAATAGCCAAAATGAAAGAAGCGATTGGAGATTATGAGATTGTGGGAGTTCAAACCACCATGGATTTTGCAAAATTTGTAATGGACCATGAGGCGTTTAAAAGTGGAAACTTTGACACGCATTTTGTAAAAAATCATTTTGAACCACAAATGCTTGATGCTTATCAGCAAGAGAATGAAATGGAAATAGCAGCACTAGTAGCTGGAATGAAAATTGCTGAGAACTCAGTACAAGCTATTTCTAAATCAAATGGAGAAACAATTTCTAAATGGAAAATAAACAGAAAATAG